From Balneola sp. MJW-20:
GAGTTCGAACATATGCATGTCTTCATCCAGTTCATTATTATCAGTAGTGAGAAGCTTTTCTCCGGTGAATATGGAGTTGGCACCCGCCATAAAGCATAGTGCCTGCTCTTCAAAATTCATTCGCACACGTCCGGCGGATAAGCGGACCATAGATGCTGGCATCAGAATTCTTGCTGTTGCGATCATCCTTGCCATATCCCAGCTGGGTACTTTAGGCTGATCTTCCATGGGGGTACCTGGTACAGCTATAAGAGCATTTACTGGTACGGATTCGGGGTGAATATCAAGTGTACAGAGAGTGTGTAGCAGACCCATGCGGTCTTCATGAGTTTCACCCATCCCAATGATCCCTCCGGAACAGACGGAGATCTCATTTTCCTGAACTTTCTTAATGGTGTCCAGACGATCATCATAAGTTCTGGTAGTAATGATCTTTTTATAAAAATCTTCACTACTGTCCAGATTATGATTATAAGCGTAAAGACCTGCCTCTTTTAATTTCTTAGCCTGATCGTCGGTTAGCATACCCAGTGTAGCACATACTTCCAGTCCCATATCTGCAATATCAGATACCAGATCCAGTACCTGATCAAAATCTTTATTCTGTCTTGCAGATCTCCATGCTGCACCCATACAGAATCGGGTACTTCCGGCATCTTTAGCTCTTTCAGCAGCAGCGAGGATCATATCTTTCGGCATCATCTTCTGTGAATCCACTCCGGTATTATACCGGGCTGACTGAGGACAATAGGCGCAATCTTCAGAACATCCGCCTGTCTTAATGGAAAGAAGGGTGCAAACCTGCACTTCTCCGGTTTCATGGAATTCTCGATGTACGGTTGCTGCACGGTAGATCAATTCCATTAACGGGGTATTGTAGATCTCTTTTACTTCTTCCTGGGTCCAGTCGTTTCTAATAGATGCCATAAATATCTGATGCAGTTTAAATGTCCTCGCAAAAGTAAGATGAATATGCAGAAATGCCAATTCAATCATTCGTTTATTTTGATCTTAGAAAACGGTATTGTTGAATCAAAAATAGTATGAAGGATGTATTGATATCCGGTAAAACCTCATTTAAGATCGAGGTCCCTTATAAATTAATTGAGACGGGAGAGAAGACAGGTCAGCCGAAACCTTTGATTCTTTATCTACATGGATTCGAGCAGAATATTTCTTTTCTGGAAAAAAAAGCGGCGCCCTTAACAGATCTCGAAGCATATCATTTATTTGTGCAGGGGCCATACCCGGTTTATGACACGAGCAGGAAAAAGAAAGTCTCAAAATGGGGCAGAGCATGGTATTTGTACGATGGAGGGCAGGGACAGTTTATAAAATCAATGGAGATCTCCTCTGAATTTATTCAGGAAATCATAGATGACCTGAACCATGTGATCAATATCAGTCGTTTCTGTGTAGTTGGTTATTCAATGGGAGCTTACCTGGCGGGTTACTTCGCCTTTTCACGATGGAAATACGTTAATGATCTGGTTGCTATAGGAGGCCGGATCAAGATCGAGGCATTTGAGGGAAGAAGAGATAAAGCATCTCATCTGAATATCCTGGCCCTGCACGGAAAGGATGACAGTAGTGTATTCCCGGAGCCTCAAAAGGAAGGGATCGATAAACTCAAAAAAGAGGGATTTAAAGCTGAATTTAAACTCATCGATGCAGGACATCATCTGGATGATGTATTTATCAGTGAAACTGAAAAATGGCTGATCGAACAGGGTTATAAATTAATTGGAAGATAACTGTTCTAATCTTTGTTAACTTTTCTTAATATAGATGTTGATTCCAATAATGATAATCATTAGGATATCTACCGAATAGGCCAAGTATAAAAATTACAGAATATGAATATACTCGTAATTGAAGATGACCCTTCAGTTCGCACGCTTGTAAAAGCAGTTCTTGAACATAATGGCAATACCGTAATGACGGCTGAAACAGCCACGGATGGAGAAAATCAGGCCACTGAGAATGAATTTGAAATGATCATTCTGGACCTTGGGCTCCCTGATGGTGATGGCTATGAAGTATGTAAAAATATTAGAGATAAAGATATTTCAACGCCGGTTCTCATACTCTCAGGTAAACAGGATACCGATGTAAAGGTTAAATGTCTCAAAGTAGGAGCAGACGATTACCTCACCAAACCATTTAATACCGAAGAACTCATTGCCCGTATGGGTGCGATACAGCGCCGTACGGAATCCGGTGGAGAGCAGGTGCTGAGTTGTGGCGAACTCAAAGTGGATCTGCTCAAAAGGGAATTTACGATCAACAGTGAGAAAGTTCAGCTCACAAACAACGAATTTAATCTTCTGGTCTATTTTTTGAAGAATAAAAATCGCGTGATCACCCAGGAAGAACTGGCAGAAAAAGTCTGGGACATCCATTTTGATACTCAGACCAACTATATAAACGTATACATCAGTTATCTGAGAAAAAAGATCAGAGACCATACAGAAACAGATTACATAGAAACGATACGAAAGAAGGGCTTTACCTTCCGATGTGAAAACTGATCACAATTTTCATTTTAATTTAAGGCTGCTCATCGGGCAGCCTTTTCTTTTATGGACATACAAACTAAATCAGAGCTCATAGCTTACCTGCGTGATTTCACTACTGAGAACCGCTGGCAAAAAATTAACGAGGTATTAAGCAACCGTACACGTTATCTGTCTGTTGTAATGGAGGATATCTACCAGCCACATAATGCCAGTGCAGTTTTACGTTCCTGTGATGGATTCGGAATTCAGGATGTACATATTATTGAGAATAGAAATGAATTTACCACCTCAAAGAATGTGACAATAGGAGCTCATCAGTGGCTTACCTTAAACCGATATAAAGAAGAGCAGAGTAATAATACTCTGAAGTGCTTCACAAGGCTTAAAAAAGAGGGCTATCGCGTCGTAGTCACCTCTCCCCATAAAGACGACTACGATCTAAACGATCTGCCTTTAGATTCAAAAACTGCATTGGTATTTGGCACCGAACTGGAAGGAGTGAGTGAGACCGCAATTCAGGAAGCCGATGCTTTTATGAAAATACCAATGTACGGTTTCAGTGAAAGCTTCAACATTTCAGTCAGTGCAGCCATATGTCTGTATAATACAACCAGAAGGTTAAGGGCAGGGGACCGGTCAGAGTGGCAACTTAGCGACGAAGAAATCATCGATCTCCAGCTTTCGTGGTTACAAAAAACAATCAAGGCAGGGGATAAGCTCACTCACAAATTCCTGAATGAAAAGGGTCAACGCTAACCAGATTACTTCGACCCTACCTTTATCGGGGTAGTCTCTCCTCCAGATCAGCAACCATATAAGCAAATACAGCCATGGTCGCTACACACTCATTGAAATCTTCTTTGTTTAACTTATCAATGGTATCAGCATGAGTGTGATGGTACCAGAAGTATTTAGAGCCGTCTACGTTAAGCCCCATTCCAGGTACTCCATCATTCATAAGAGGTCCGATATCGGCTCCGCCTCCGCCTTTTGCCACTACACCAGATTCAATGTCTTCGAGATACTTTCCGATCTCTACGAGAATTTCATAGGCTTCATCTGAGCCACTGAAACCAAAACCAATTGGGTCAAAAACTCCGGCATCAGATTCCATGGCCAGAACGTGATTATCCAGAGAGTTCTCATCTTCTTTAACCATCCGGTAATACTCATTAGCTCCTCTCAATCCGTTCTCCTCATTGGTCCATAAAACCACCCGTACTGTTCTTTTAGGTCTTATTCCGAGTTCTTTCATTAATCTCACTGCTTCCCAGGCGGCTATACATCCGCCACCGTCATCCATAGCACCCTGACCAACGTCCCAGGAATCAATATGTCCTCCCAGTACAATAATTTCATCGGGAAATTCCGATCCTTTAATCTCTGCTATTACGTTTCTGGACTGAACGTCTGGAAAAGTTTCAGCTTCCATTTTTAACAGGATCTCGATCTTGTCACCACGGTCATTCATGCGTTGCAGCATCATGGCATCTTCAACCGTAATTGCAGCATGAGGGATTTTAGGAACTCCATCCTGATATCTGGAGGTACCGGTATGTGGTGTCTTCATGGAATATGGACCTACAGATCGTACCAGACTGGCCACGGCACCATGCTTAGCTGCTTCGGAAGCACCATTTACCCGGTATTGAACAGTTTCCCCATAGGTGGTAAAGGGAACATTATAGAGCACAATCTTTCCTTTAGCTTCATCCGCCCGGTCAAATAACTCATCAAAACTTCTCACAATCAGAACCTCAGCTTGAATACCTTGTTCAGGAGTAGCAACTGAGCCTCCCAGCCCAAGCATGGGAAGGTTTTTTTTTCTGGGAGTAATAAGGGTTGCAGACTCCTTGCCACGCACCCAGTGAGGTACCATTACCGGTTGCCCCCAGATATTTTCAAGATCATCATTATCCATCTCTTTGAGGATCCAGTCTATGGCATCCTCAAGGTTTTGCGTACCGCTGAAACGGGGTCCAAAAGTATCTACCATGTAGTTGAACCGATCCCAGGCAATATCACTGCTCATGGCCTTTTCAATGAGCATTTCGGCGTTTCCACTGAGCTCAGAAGAGATGTTGCTCTGAGCATGAATAGTTTGATTAGTAAGAGCAAATATTGACAGACAAAGTATAGTCAGTAATCTCATGATCCCTTTATAATTTAATTGATTGGGCTTAATAAAGGGAAAAGATATAATAAATGCTCGGGATTACAGACTTAATTAATCCAGAGAGTTCTTATTCGTTTTAGAGATCTCTTTGAACATATTGTATTCCTCCGGAGAGGTGTCTGCAAACAGGTAATAGATTGGATCTACTGCTTGTCTGTTATAATGGACTTCGTAATGCAGGTGTGGTCCTTCTGATAATCCAGTATCACCCGCCAGAGCGATCTGCTGACCTCGTGTTACCTCAGCTCCGGATCGAATACCGTCGCCGATTTTAGAGAGGTGGGCATAGAGTGTTTCAAATCCATGGCCGTGATCGATGATCACAATTAATCCAAGATTTCCTTTTCTACCTGCATATCTGATCTTTCCGTTACCGGTAGCAAATATAGGATCACCAACATCAGCTCTGAAATCGATACCGTTATGCTGACGATTGTACTTTAAGATTGGATGGTAACGTACTCCGAAACCACTTAACATAATTCCTGCAGTGGGTTTAATAGCAGGGATCTGGCTCATTTTCTCTTTGTTCTCATTATACTCTTTTTTGATCTCCTCAAAACTGAGTTTCTGAATACTGATCCTTCTTTCCAGATTATCCAGCTTTGATGCGGTCCAGCGCAGTAATTCAGAAGTGGATTCAGAATAAACATCGAATTCAGAATAGGGGTCTGCACCACCAATACCGGCCTGGCGCTCTTCGTAGGAGATTTCATCAAGCCCGAGTACAGAACGATATACCTCATTATCCAGAGAAGCGATCTCCTCCATTTGCTGATCTAAAAGGGCAATAGATGACTTGGTTTCTTCCAGCTGCTGGTATAATGCTTCATTCTCTGCTTTGAGAGATAATTCAGCAGGGGTACCCACATAACTGGACAAGAGCATGATCCCTATCCCGGATAATATAACCCCGGTTAAGATCCAGATCGCAAGATTGTAGGCTAGTTGCTCCGATCGATGATATTGTATCGGTATGAATTCGCAACGGGCTTCGTCGTAGTAGTAATGATTCTTTAATGACATGTACTTTATTTAAATCCTAGTAAAGATACCAAGCATATATACACTATCAAAGAGGGATTAGAATAAGAAATGTTACTCAATATCTCCTTCAAAGTATTCAATAGCCCTTTTGGGAGTATTAGGCACACCTTTTGTCTTATTAGCTATGCTGCTTTTGATCCTGTCCTGGAATGCTTTAGCAGGATCATATCCATAATGTTTGAGAAGATAGTTCATAGCGATTACCTCTGCTATTACGGTGATATTCTTACCCGGTGTGATCGGTAAATGTATCAATGGAATGTCGAGTCCGAGTATATTAACCGAGTCATGATTCAATCCTGTGCGTTCAACTTCCTGTGTTTCATCCCATAAAGTGAGTTCTAAAACGACTTCCAGTCGTTTCTGATAACGGATCGCTCGTATTCCAAACATCGACATCACATCGACTATTCCCAGTCCCCTGATCTCCATGAAGTGTTTACTCATTTCGGTAGCAGAAGACATAAGAATGTTATTCTTTTTGGTGAGCATAACCACATCATCAGCAACTAACCGGTGACCTCTTTCCACTAGGTCCAAGGCTACCTCACTCTTACCGATACCGGATTTCCCGGCGATCAGAATACCTATACCATAAACATCCACCATAGAACCGTGGACCATGGTCTGGACTGCAAATTGATCCTCCAGGAAATCCCTGAGAATATACATAAAGCGTGTAGTTTCTAGAGGAGTAGAATACACAGGGATCTTTGCTTTTTCAGCAATTGCCAGCAGCTTATCGGGTAATGTATTTCCGTCTGTAAGGAATATGACAGGAATTTTAAAACTGCAGAGGTTCTTGAAGGATTCGATCTGTTTCTTCTCGGGCAGGTTTTCGAGAAATTGCGTTTCTGTATTTCCGATCACCTGAATTCGCTGATAGGTGAACAGCTTAATGTATCCAGCCAGAGCAAGTCCCGGACGGTGAAGATCCGCTTCCGTTACATAACGGTCTTCACAGAATTGATCTCCCGCGCAGGCAATTATATTAATATTTACTCTTTGCCTGAGTTTCTTAACCAGGTCAGAAACAACGATCTGCTCTTTCCTGGGAATGGGGGCATGGGGACTAAATGGCATATGAAATAATTATTTAATTAGTATGTAGACATCTTGTCTTTGTACTTCTTCAGCTGTCTTATAATGTTTTCGACGGCATCATGTACAGCT
This genomic window contains:
- the bioB gene encoding biotin synthase BioB; the encoded protein is MASIRNDWTQEEVKEIYNTPLMELIYRAATVHREFHETGEVQVCTLLSIKTGGCSEDCAYCPQSARYNTGVDSQKMMPKDMILAAAERAKDAGSTRFCMGAAWRSARQNKDFDQVLDLVSDIADMGLEVCATLGMLTDDQAKKLKEAGLYAYNHNLDSSEDFYKKIITTRTYDDRLDTIKKVQENEISVCSGGIIGMGETHEDRMGLLHTLCTLDIHPESVPVNALIAVPGTPMEDQPKVPSWDMARMIATARILMPASMVRLSAGRVRMNFEEQALCFMAGANSIFTGEKLLTTDNNELDEDMHMFELFGLKPREAYKNAKEEHIPAAVAK
- a CDS encoding alpha/beta hydrolase; the encoded protein is MKDVLISGKTSFKIEVPYKLIETGEKTGQPKPLILYLHGFEQNISFLEKKAAPLTDLEAYHLFVQGPYPVYDTSRKKKVSKWGRAWYLYDGGQGQFIKSMEISSEFIQEIIDDLNHVINISRFCVVGYSMGAYLAGYFAFSRWKYVNDLVAIGGRIKIEAFEGRRDKASHLNILALHGKDDSSVFPEPQKEGIDKLKKEGFKAEFKLIDAGHHLDDVFISETEKWLIEQGYKLIGR
- a CDS encoding response regulator transcription factor, with product MNILVIEDDPSVRTLVKAVLEHNGNTVMTAETATDGENQATENEFEMIILDLGLPDGDGYEVCKNIRDKDISTPVLILSGKQDTDVKVKCLKVGADDYLTKPFNTEELIARMGAIQRRTESGGEQVLSCGELKVDLLKREFTINSEKVQLTNNEFNLLVYFLKNKNRVITQEELAEKVWDIHFDTQTNYINVYISYLRKKIRDHTETDYIETIRKKGFTFRCEN
- a CDS encoding TrmH family RNA methyltransferase — encoded protein: MDIQTKSELIAYLRDFTTENRWQKINEVLSNRTRYLSVVMEDIYQPHNASAVLRSCDGFGIQDVHIIENRNEFTTSKNVTIGAHQWLTLNRYKEEQSNNTLKCFTRLKKEGYRVVVTSPHKDDYDLNDLPLDSKTALVFGTELEGVSETAIQEADAFMKIPMYGFSESFNISVSAAICLYNTTRRLRAGDRSEWQLSDEEIIDLQLSWLQKTIKAGDKLTHKFLNEKGQR
- a CDS encoding M28 family metallopeptidase codes for the protein MRLLTILCLSIFALTNQTIHAQSNISSELSGNAEMLIEKAMSSDIAWDRFNYMVDTFGPRFSGTQNLEDAIDWILKEMDNDDLENIWGQPVMVPHWVRGKESATLITPRKKNLPMLGLGGSVATPEQGIQAEVLIVRSFDELFDRADEAKGKIVLYNVPFTTYGETVQYRVNGASEAAKHGAVASLVRSVGPYSMKTPHTGTSRYQDGVPKIPHAAITVEDAMMLQRMNDRGDKIEILLKMEAETFPDVQSRNVIAEIKGSEFPDEIIVLGGHIDSWDVGQGAMDDGGGCIAAWEAVRLMKELGIRPKRTVRVVLWTNEENGLRGANEYYRMVKEDENSLDNHVLAMESDAGVFDPIGFGFSGSDEAYEILVEIGKYLEDIESGVVAKGGGGADIGPLMNDGVPGMGLNVDGSKYFWYHHTHADTIDKLNKEDFNECVATMAVFAYMVADLEERLPR
- a CDS encoding M23 family metallopeptidase, whose translation is MSLKNHYYYDEARCEFIPIQYHRSEQLAYNLAIWILTGVILSGIGIMLLSSYVGTPAELSLKAENEALYQQLEETKSSIALLDQQMEEIASLDNEVYRSVLGLDEISYEERQAGIGGADPYSEFDVYSESTSELLRWTASKLDNLERRISIQKLSFEEIKKEYNENKEKMSQIPAIKPTAGIMLSGFGVRYHPILKYNRQHNGIDFRADVGDPIFATGNGKIRYAGRKGNLGLIVIIDHGHGFETLYAHLSKIGDGIRSGAEVTRGQQIALAGDTGLSEGPHLHYEVHYNRQAVDPIYYLFADTSPEEYNMFKEISKTNKNSLD
- the hprK gene encoding HPr(Ser) kinase/phosphatase; translated protein: MPFSPHAPIPRKEQIVVSDLVKKLRQRVNINIIACAGDQFCEDRYVTEADLHRPGLALAGYIKLFTYQRIQVIGNTETQFLENLPEKKQIESFKNLCSFKIPVIFLTDGNTLPDKLLAIAEKAKIPVYSTPLETTRFMYILRDFLEDQFAVQTMVHGSMVDVYGIGILIAGKSGIGKSEVALDLVERGHRLVADDVVMLTKKNNILMSSATEMSKHFMEIRGLGIVDVMSMFGIRAIRYQKRLEVVLELTLWDETQEVERTGLNHDSVNILGLDIPLIHLPITPGKNITVIAEVIAMNYLLKHYGYDPAKAFQDRIKSSIANKTKGVPNTPKRAIEYFEGDIE